From Ictalurus punctatus breed USDA103 chromosome 2, Coco_2.0, whole genome shotgun sequence:
aaaatatctttaatacagtatataatagtGTAAAATATGTTAAATACAATATAGTGTAAAATATctttaatacagtatataatagtgtaaaatgtttaatacaataattcaattcaattcaattttatttgtatagcgctttttacaatagacattgtctcaaagcagctttacagaaatatcaacacggtatacagatattaaaggtgcgaatttatcccaactgagcaagccactgagtggcgacggtggcaaggaaaaactccctaagatgttttaagaggaagaaaccttgagaggaacccgactcagaaaggatatatatatataaaacaatataaaagtgtaatatgtttaatacaatagagtaaaatgtttaatatagtaaaatacagtataatataggGTGAAAGATGTTTAATATAgtataaattgtaaaatatgtGTAATCTagtaaaatacagtataatataatgtaaaatatcactaaaaaatgtaaagttaTGCACTAAATACACACTTCTTACCCTTTCTCTggtatgtaatatataaaagttgTTCAACTAAGTTAATAAGATAATTACACGATACTTATTGGTACCATCCACACCCAGTCTACATTATGCAATTTTTGTGGGTTGGTTCGTGTTGCCCAGGTCCTGCGATACTTTTACAGATCCTTCTGGGGAATAATGGTAAACCTCATTAAcctcaataaaatatttaattagcATCATAATATGTAGCAAAGCAATTTGTTTGAATAAATTGTAGACTAGCAACATGGTAGCTTTACAccttttttacacaaaaaacaaagacacccccccccacccccccgcaCTTGGAAAGTGCAGCAAGTGCCAAGTGCAGCAAGTGGTGTCAAATCACCATGGCAGCTCACAGCATCAACCTTAAAGCAGCACTTTCGTTTTAAATGAGTTCTACTGTATTTGCTTTGGATGTGCTTTGGATCAGTGTACATATATATTAGCTTGTTAAATTTATAACAGTGAGTATACACTTCACTCAAACACATGGATGTCGAAAGTTACATATTTCTGACGTCATACTGTAACGAGTTAGTTCttatttaaatacttaaataagTAATTACTTTACTGGTAACTATTTACTTATCttctagctgttttttttttactttgatgcGAAGGAGAAGAGTCTTTTCTCAAGTCAATGACACAGTGGTGTCTCTGGTGCTAAGGTACACAAGGCTAGTTCTTTCTCAATGTGtacttaaatgtaaataaagtctatatatgatttaaaaaaataaagatgttaATAGGGTTTCTCTTACTGCTCTTTCTTGCTCTATTCTTGCTCTATTATTGCCCTTTCTTGCTCTATTCTTGCTCTTTCTTGCTCTATTATTGCTCTTTCCTGCTCTATTCTTGCTCTATTCTTGCTCTTTCTTGCTCTATTCTTGCTCTTTCTTGCTCTATTCTTGCTCTTTCTTGCTCTATTCTTGCTCTTTCTTGCTCTATTCTTGCTCTTTCTTGCGCTATCCTTGTATTAACATACCTATGGTCACATGGGTTAAAATGGATATCTGACTCGGGATTGTCTTTGGGAAGCAAATGAATTACGTTATGGTCTGATTTGCCAAGTGGTCTACTGCATACACATCTATAAGCCTCTGGCACATTCCCATAGCACATATCAAGGATGTTCTTACCTCTAGTTGGGCATGTGACATATTGCTCCAGGTCAAGAGTGACTTTGCACTTGTTGAAATCACCCAATAAGAAAATACGAGCACGATTATTACTGTTAAAGTAATCTAGGTAAATGTCATGTATTTTTTCTCTGGTATCTTTTATACGATTACGCCCTGGGATATACACATGGATGAAGATCAATACTGGACTATCCTCAGGGTGATTATTTGGTTTAATTAATAAACTCATTAACTCATAGTTTGGTGTATTAATGGATTTGTCCATCTCAAGGCTTTCTGCCCAGTCGTTTTTTATATATGTTATCAGTCCCCCTCCTCTACTTTTCTGGGTTTCCTCTGCATTACGGTCTAACCTTATATGGGCATACCCAGATTCACTCAAGTTGTAATGACAGACTTGAGaattttcctttaaccatgTCTCTGTGAAGAAAATCAGATCACTCGTATTAAATAATAGAAATTCTACATTTTGAATTATCATCAACAATTCTTTGAGCTCCTGCATTTTGTTTGGAAGCGAGCGCACGTTGGATAAGGTT
This genomic window contains:
- the LOC108279694 gene encoding uncharacterized protein LOC108279694 isoform X2 is translated as MMKLRTQLNDIKEILLQMECDMDLTEKIVGSQIYKGTINIKYKQYQAQIENFIVMCSNHTEQKGIGAKCSPGERKLNGEKESQESTGSEDSPSDGESKRKKLTSEQKQSDLQLTMEKKDVKYRLPQITLSNVRSLPNKMQELKELLMIIQNVEFLLFNTSDLIFFTETWLKENSQVCHYNLSESGYAHIRLDRNAEETQKSRGGGLITYIKNDWAESLEMDKSINTPNYELMSLLIKPNNHPEDSPVLIFIHVYIPGRNRIKDTREKIHDIYLDYFNSNNRARIFLLGDFNKCKVTLDLEQYVTCPTRGKNILDMCYGNVPEAYRCVCSRPLGKSDHNVIHLLPKDNPESDIHFNPCDHRYVNTRIAQERARIEQERARIEQERARIEQERARIEQERARIEQE